One segment of Pleuronectes platessa chromosome 21, fPlePla1.1, whole genome shotgun sequence DNA contains the following:
- the mmp25b gene encoding matrix metalloproteinase-17, which produces MKLALLLWMVLTLTESASAEADQYSRAVDWLSRYGYLPPQDPRTSQLRTKEGIEKAIKVMQRFGGVQETGVLDSATLKLISTPRCSLPDIVGSEDMLRKRRRKRYALTGLKWHKTDLTWSIQSFPSRSNSPNLNSNIVENLLYHALKAWSDAAPLSFHKLSSVSGGTAAGGDIKVSFDRLLHEDGYPFDGMGGTLAHAFFPGNDKVAGDTHFDDDEIWSNGGAGESTDLFTVAVHEFGHALGLSHSSTDPSIMRPYYQGPVNDIANFKLELDDRMAIQQLYGVKDGGPPGGADPDPPHLPSPPPPKPTRPSEPSFRERCQGGFDAVANIRGEVFFFKGAHFWRTKRDGSLLSLNPAQIKNFWIGLPPGTNKVDAVYERKSDSRIIFFIGSQYWVFKDTEAMSGYPRPISDWGMKTKSGALVDRVDAAFIWAHNGKTYLFSRGEFWRFDESRRDEQGTRNPDPGYPKETSLWEGVPSDMDDIISWGEGDAYFFKDNLYWIVKNGGLNQVDVSSKSIAVDWLRCPAPPSTSPPRYPKECKCDLRGSSSILRSSWILLISVILAINEFIRK; this is translated from the exons ATGAAgctggctctgctgctgtggatggTTTTGACCCTGACAGAGAGCGCATCGGCGGAGGCAGATCAGTACAGCCGAGCGGTG GATTGGTTGAGCCGGTATGGTTACCTTCCTCCTCAAGACCCCCGCACGAGTCAACTGCGGACCAAGGAGGGGATTGAGAAAGCCATCAAGGTCATGCAGAGATTTGGAGGAGTCCAGGAAACCGGGGTGCTCG ACAGCGCAACCCTCAAACTCATTTCCACGCCACGGTGCTCTCTCCCTGACATTGTGGGAAGTGAGGAcatgctgaggaagaggaggaggaagagatacGCCCTGACAGGCCTCAAGTGGCATAAGACAGATCTGACGTGgag TATCCAGAGCTTCCCATCGAGGTCTAACTCACCCAACCTGAATAGTAATATTGTGGAGAACCTCCTCTATCATGCCTTAAAAGCCTGGAGTGACGCGGCCCCCTTGAGTTTCCATAAGCTGTCGAGTGTCAGCGGAGGGACCGCAGCCGGAGGGGACATCAAAGTGTCTTTTGACCGTTTGCTGCACGAGGACGGGTACCCGTTTGACGGGATGGGTGGCACCCTGGCCCACGCCTTCTTTCCTGGCAACGACAAAGTGGCGGGTGACACACactttgatgatgatgagatcTGGAGCAACGGAG GCGCAGGCGAGAGCACAGACTTGTTCACAGTCGCGGTGCATGAGTTTGGTCACGCTCTGGGCCTTTCCCATTCCTCCACCGACCCATCCATCATGAGGCCATATTACCAGGGTCCTGTGAATGATATTGCCAACTTCAAGCTGGAGCTGGACGACAGGATGGCTATCCAGCAGCTCTACG GTGTGAAGGACGGTgggccaccagggggagctgACCCTGACCCCCCACACCTGCCCAGTCCACCGCCTCCAAAACCAACACGGCC TTCTGAGCCCTCCTTCCGCGAGCGCTGCCAGGGAGGATTCGATGCAGTGGCAAATATCAGGGGAGAGGTCTTCTTTTTTAAAG GTGCACACTTCTGGAGAACTAAGCGAGACGGGTCCTTGCTGTCGCTCaatccagctcagatcaaaAACTTCTGGATCGGCCTCCCGCCGGGAACAAACAAGGTCGACGCAGTGTATGAGAGGAAAAGCGACAGCCGAATCATCTTCTTTATCG GATCTCAGTACTGGGTCTTCAAGGACACGGAGGCCATGAGCGGTTACCCTCGCCCCATCTCCGATTGGGGCATGAAGACCAAGAGCGGGGCACTGGTGGACAGGGTGGATGCAGCCTTTATCTGGGCTCACAATGGCAAGACCTACCTGTTTAGCCGAGGGGAGTTTTGGAGGTTTGACGAGAGCCGTAGAGATGAACAGGGGACCAGGAATCCGGATCCTGGCTACCCAAAGGAAACCAGCCTCTGGGAAGGAGTGCCCTCCGACATGGATGATATCATCAGCTGGGGAGAAG GAGATGCCTACTTCTTTAAGGACAACCTCTACTGGATCGTAAAGAATGGAGGACTGAACCAAGTTGACGTCTCTTCTAAATCCATCGCTGTCGACTGGCTTAGATGTCCTGCTCCACCTTCGACCTCCCCTCCTCGATACCCGAAGGAGTGCAAGTGCGACTTAAGGGGATCATCTTCGATACTTAGAAGCAGCTGGATCCTCCTGATTTCTGTTATATTGGCAATTAATGAGTTTATAAGAAAATAG
- the LOC128427391 gene encoding carbonic anhydrase 4 translates to MSKMILLVALVLTLCALTLRVDCAAAGIDWCYDLPTCNDNNWATIAPKYCNGSRQSPININTTAAKTDENLTEFTFTNFSSTTAQETLENTGKTVKVNLASGVQISGGGLSEAYSSLQFHLHWGNGPSIPGSEHTVDGKRYPMELHIVNIKSSYNGNLTQALADSTGLAALGFFIEEMSGNATGEPASWKTLTSYLANITNKGQTFTLPSGISLDDLLVGVNRAKYYRYLGSLTTPACNEVVVWTVFKETIKVSKDLIDLFSNTVHINDSSSALITNVFRQIQPDQPVTTQAASSASTTCYSMGLMVLSFALWKNL, encoded by the exons ATGTCAAAG ATGATCCTCCTCGTAGCCCTAGTCCTCACTCTGTGCGCCCTCACATTAAGGGTTGATTGTGCCGCTGCAGGAATTG ACTGGTGTTACGATCTCCCAACCTGCA aTGACAACAACTGGGCAACCATCGCTCCCAAATATTGTAATGGCTCCCGACAGTCGCCCATTAACATTAACACAACAGCTGCCAAAACTGATGAAAACCTGACAGAATTCACCTTTACCAACTTCAGCAGTACCACTGCACAGGAAACCCTTGAAAACACCGGCAagacag TCAAGGTTAACTTGGCAAGTGGTGTTCAGATTTCAGGAGGAGGTCTCTCCGAAGCCTACAGCAGCCTGCAATTCCACTTGCATTGGGGAAATGGCCCCTCAATCCCAGGCTCTGAGCACACAGTGGATGGCAAGCGCTACCCcatggag TTGCACATTGTAAACATCAAGTCCTCCTACAATGGCAACTTAACCCAGGCGCTTGCAGACTCCACAGGACTCGCTGCTCTTGGTTTCTTCATTGAG GAGATGTCAGGCAATGCCACTGGCGAACCTGCAAGCTGGAAGACCTTGACCTCCTATCTGGCTAACATCACAAACAAAG GTCAAACTTTCACACTTCCTTCTGGAATCTCACTGGATGACCTCCTTGTTGGGGTGAACCGTGCAAAGTACTATCGTTATCTTGGCTCCTTGACCACCCCTGCTTGCAATGAGGTGGTCGTTTGGACAGTGTTCAAGGAGACGATCAAAGTCAGCAAGGATCTG ATCGACCTCTTTAGCAATACAGTACACATCAACGACAGCTCATCGGCTTTAATTACGAATGTCTTCAGACAGATCCAGCCAGATCAACCAGTCACAACACAGGCTGCAAGCTCTGCCTCCACAACCTGCTACTCTATGGGGCTGATGGTGCTCAGTTTTGCTCTGTGGAAGAATCTGTGA